One Paroedura picta isolate Pp20150507F chromosome 3, Ppicta_v3.0, whole genome shotgun sequence genomic window carries:
- the LOC143831443 gene encoding olfactory receptor-like protein DTMT — translation MEQGNQSYVPVFVLQELFNQAGHEDLIFSILLFMYFLILLGNLLIVLLIRCDTNLFHTPMYFFLSYLSLADMCFASSTIPIMLHNLISQDRVISYSGCLSQIYFFLAFGNSDNFLLAAMAYDRYLAICCPLHYTTLMNTKRCFLMVSGCWLLALFQSTLYTFLLSSVSFCASQEIPHFFCEFYPVLGLACSDTTAIQLVALTEGVLDVLGPFVFIVASYVRIFLTIMKISSSTSKLKAFSTCSSHLAVVVLFYGTLCWIYTQPTSDNNTLASLMYTVVTPMLNPFIYSLRNNEIQGALRRLLSKMSVIHGNWK, via the coding sequence ATGGAGCAAGGGAACCAATCTTATGTTCCAGTATTTGTCTTGCAAGAGCTCTTCAACCAAGCAGGACATGAAGACCTCATCTTCTCCATCCTCCTCTTCATGTATTTTCTGATTCTCCTGGGCAACCTCCTGATTGTCCTTCTGATCCGCTGCGACACCAATCTCTTCCACACACCTATGTATTTCTTCCTCAGCTACCTCTCTCTGGCTGACATGTGCTTCGCATCTTCTACTATTCCCATAATGCTGCATAACCTCATTTCCCAGGACAGGGTCATCTCCTATAGTGGTTGCTTGTctcagatttattttttcttagcCTTTGGCAATAGTGACAACTTCCTGCTTGCCGCCATGGCCTATGATCGCTACTTGGCTATCTGCTgcccactacactacactacctTGATGAACACCAAGCGTTGCTTCTTGATGGTTTCTGGGTGTTGGCTCCTGGCCCTTTTCCAGTCGACCCTATATACATTCCTGCTCTCCTCTGTCTCCTTCTGtgcatcccaggagatccctcaTTTCTTCTGTGAGTTCTACCCTGTTCTAGGGCTTGCTTGTTCCGACACCACTGCTATCCAGCTGGTGGCACTGACAGAAGGTGTGCTAGATGTGCTAGGGCCATTTGTCTTCATTGTAGCCTCCTATGTGCGCATCTTCCTCACTATTATGAAGATTTCATCATCCACCAGCAAACTCAAGGCCTTCTCCACCTGTAGTTCTCACCTGGCTGTGGTTGTCCTCTTCTATGGCACCCTCTGCTGGATCTATACACAGCCTACCTCGGACAACAATACACTGGCTTCTCTCATGTATACTGTGGTCACGCCTATGCTGAACCCCTTCATCTACAGTCTGAGGAACAATGAAATCCAGGGAGCTCTGAGGAGGCTTCTTAGCAAGATGAGTGTCATTCATGGGAATTGGAAGTAA